Proteins found in one Lycium ferocissimum isolate CSIRO_LF1 chromosome 6, AGI_CSIRO_Lferr_CH_V1, whole genome shotgun sequence genomic segment:
- the LOC132060844 gene encoding small polypeptide DEVIL 6-like: MKKMSSSNNNMRSSKTKLISSRGLGGVLREQRAKLYIIRRCVVMLLCWND, translated from the coding sequence atgaagaagatgagcagcagcaacaacaacatgcgAAGTTCCAAGACGAAGTTGATCTCAAGCAGAGGCCTCGGAGGAGTCCTTAGAGAGCAAAGGGCCAAACTTTACATAATAAGGAGATGTGTGGTCATGCTCCTTTGCTGGAATGACTGA